Within the Mycobacterium gordonae genome, the region CCAGGCGAGATCGGCGTGATCGGCCTTGTCGCGGAAGGCGGTCAGCCGGGCCTCGGGGCCCCCGCCGGAGACGATCAGCCCCTGCGGAGTGACCGTGGGCGGTGTCTGCGCCGTAAAACCAAGCGCGACAGACCATTTGACTTTGCCGTCAGCAGCGTGCAGCGCCCACAGCCGTTGGTCGCGGCCGTTGGCATAGACGGTGGTTCCGTCCGCGGACAACACCGGGCTGCCCAGTACGCCGGCGCCGACGGCATCGCTGCTCCACTCACGGGACAGCTGGCCCCCGCGGTACTTCAGCCCGACGAGTCCTGCCGCCGGGGCCCCGGGCTGCCACACATTGACCACGACGGTGCCGCTCGCCGGCGAGAACGCCGGTGCGGCTGCCACCGGGCAGCCCGCGCGCCCCGGCGCGCAGTCGGCGAGCCCCCGCGTCGCATCGGCCGGATCGACGCCTTCCACCAGATCGAGCGCGGTGCCGACGACGGCGCCGCGGTGGGTGTCAAACACCAGCATCTGTCCCAGGTGCGTGCTGACCAGCAGACGGCCGTCGCCCAGGAACCGGGGAGTGGTCGGCATGCCGATCACCGGCTCCCGCCAGCGCGTCCACTGAGTCGGAGGGAACGAGATGATGGCGCCGGGCTGCCCGACGTAGAGGTTGTCGAAGCCGTCGAACAGCGGTCCGCCGAAGCCGCCGCCCTGCGCCAGCCGGGTACACCAGCGTTGCCGGCCGTTTCCTATCTCCCACTCCATGAACGAGCAGCCGGCGGGCGTCTGCGCATTGAGCGCCAGGAAGCCGCGCGCGCCGAGCGCGGGGCCGGCGGCCAGGCCTCCCTTGGCCGAACGGGTCCACCGCAGGACGAGCTTTCCGGCTCCCGCTGTCGGGCTGTAGCTGCTGTTGGCGGAATCGCCGTACTGCGCCGGCCAGCCTTGCGCCGGCGCCGCGTCCACCCAGGAGTCCGTGTTGCCGCAACCACCGAGCGCGAGGGCGAGCATGGCCACCAGAACAGGCGTCAGGAGACGTCGCGCAAGCACACGTGAGGGTATCGCGCGGCGCCTTGGGTAGGCTTGCGGGCCATGACGAGCATGTGGGGTGCTCCGCTGCATCGCAGGTGGCGGGGAGGGCGGCTCAGAGACCCGCGCCAGGCGAAATTCCTGACCGTGGCTTCGCTGAAGTGGGTGCTGCGCAACAAGGCCTACACACCGTGGTACCTGGTGCGATATTGGCGGTTGCTCAAATTCAAGCTGCAGAATCCGCACATCATCACCCGGGGCATGGTGTTCCTGGGCAAGGGTGTCGAGATCCACTGCACACCCGAGTTGGCGCAGCTGGAGATCGGCCGGTGGGTGCACATCGGCGACAAGAACACCATCCGGGCGCACGAGGGTTCGCTTCGATTCGGCGACAAGGTGGTACTGGGCCGCGACAACGTCATCAACTGCTACCTCGACATCGAGCTTGGTGACTCCGCACTGATGGCCGACTGGTGTTACCTGTGCGATTTCGACCACCGGATGGACGACATCACGCTGCCGATCAAGGATCAGGGGATCATCAAGTCCCCGGTCCGGATCGGTCCCGACACCTGGATCGGAGTGAAGGTCTCGGTGCTGCGTGGCACGGCCGTGGGCCGCGGGTGCGTATTGGGCTCACACGCGGTGGTCCGCGGCGTCATCCCGGACTACTCGATCGCGGTGGGCGCCCCGGCGAAGGTGGTCAAGAACCGCAAGCTGTCCTGGGAGACCTCGGCCGCACAGCGCGCTGAACTGGCGGCCGCACTCGCCGATATCGAACGCAAGAAGGCGGCGAACTAGCCGTTTGGCGGCCCCTGCTGCGGCTCGCCGGTCCGCTGCGGTCCGTCGCGTTTCCACAGCTTCCTGAACGGCAGCCAGACCAGCAATCCGACGGCACACACCACGTAGCCGATGGTCTTTGCGGCCAGGACGAAGAGCATGGCCGCCGCGTACATTAGAACCGCGCACAATGCCGCGAGGTAGTAGAGGGCGGTCGCGCACAGAACCGGCACCAACCAGCCGGGATAGAGCAGCGTCGCGACAGCCTGATTGACGCCGTGTGACGTCAAGAACCCGGGCCGCATCGCGTCCAACAGCTTGCGGCCGGCCGAGGGACCTGACGGTTCGAGGTCAGCGGGAGATTCGGTCGTACTCACCGAAGGGCCTCCCTCGGCTACCTGCCCCGGCTGACAGCGTAATCTTCGGGCCGATTCTTGCTCATCCACGCTCGCGCCGGCCAGAACAGCACCCACAGGGTCGCGTAGACGGTGTAGTACATGGCGGCTGAGGCGAGGACCGCGAAAAGCCACCCGGGGTAGATCAGGATCAAACAGAACCACAGGAACTGCTTGACGACCACCGGGTAGCCGCCTGCCAGCGACAGCAGAAACCGCGGGTTCATCATGGTGACCATCCGGCGGCCCGCCGACGGCTCGGTGGCGGGTCCTTCGTTGATGGTCAGCCGGTCCGGCCTATTCGGGGTGGTCATCGACCTTGAAGTCGAAGTTGACATCCCCGCCTACCACATTGGTGACGGTGACGTTGATGCCGTATTTGGAACTTCCGTCGGTCAACTGGCAGCGCAGCGTGGCGCCCTCGACGCCTTTCAAGTTGTCGGGGCAGGTCACCGCATCGGGCCGCTGACCGACTTGCTGGTAGAGCTTGTCGCTGATGATGTGGGCGACCTGGTCTTTGTCGACGGTCTCGACCATGTCGAACTTGACGTCCTTGCCTTCGACGCTGGTGACGGTGACGTTGACGTTGTAGGTCTCGTCCTTCACCTTCATCTCGCAGTTGGTCTGCGCGCCCACCTTCGCCGGCAGGTCGTCAGGGCAACTGACCGAACTCGGCTTGTTGCCGTTGGCGTCGGTCATTTTGGTGATGATCTGCCCGGCGACGTCCTTCTTGCTCACTGACTTGGGCCCCGACGATCCGACCGAACAGGAGCAGGCCCCGGCGCTGGCCATCAGGCCGACAGCGGCACCCGAGACCAGCAGTGTCCGAACGAACCGAGCCATAGCGCCTCCCTGGCGTGTGCAGAATCCCGAGTTGAGTCGGGGAGATAATTGCACGCCGGAGACCATCTGCAAAGCAATCCCGCAAAATCGCCGGGCTCGCGCTGGGCTCAGCCGATGTCGCGGTAGCGGCGCAACGCTTCCGCCCGCTCGGCGGCGTGGTCGACGATGGGCGCGGGATAGCCTTTCGGCCGCTCACCCTTGGCAAGATGGACGTCGTCGACGCCGGCCAGTTCGGGAACCCAGCGCCGGATGTAATCCCCTGCAGGATCGAACTTTTCGCCTTGCTTGGTCGGGTTGAACACCCGGAAGTACGGCGCCGCGTCGGTGCCGCAGCCGGCACTCCACTGCCACCCGTGTTGATTGTTGGCCATATCGCCGTCCACGAGTTGCTCCAGGAACCACCGGGCGCCCCACTGCCACGGCAGGTGCAGGTCTTTGACCAGGAAGGAGGCGACGATCATGCGTACCCGGTTGTGCATGAACCCGGTCTCGCGCAGTTGACGCATGCCGGCATCCACGAACGGGTAGCCGGTCTCGCCCGCCTTCCACGCCTCGAAACGGAGCTTCGCCTGCGCGTCGGTGTCGGTGTCGATGGCGTCGAAGTCGCGGTTCCAGTTCCACCAGACACTGTGCGGCCAGTGGTGCAGGACGGCGGCGTAGAAATCGCGAAACGCCAACTCCCGCAGATACGCTGAGTCGCCCTGGCGGCGCCGGTTGAGGTCGGCGACCATGGTTCGGGGGTGGATGGTGCCGAACTTCAGGTGTGCCGACATCCGACTGGTGCCGGGTAGGTCCGGCCGGTTGCGGTCGTCGGCGTAGCTTTGCACCCCGCCGTCGAGGAACGACGCCCATTGCGAGCGTGCCGCTGCCTCACCGGCAGCCAAATCCAGCGCGACGCCGGGGTCGGGAATCTTGGCTTGCTTTCGCCCCTTGACGTCGGACGGATCGAGCCAGCGCGCGGATTCGGCGCCGGTCTCGGCCGGGGACCGCCATCCGGATTCACGCCATCTGCCGAAGAACGGGGTGAACACCTTGTACGGGGTGCCGTCGTCTTTCACGACCCGACCGGGCGAAACCAGATACGGCGAGCCCGTCGCCACCAGCGGCACCGAGTCCAACGCGTCGCGCACCCGTTCGTCGCGACGTCGCCCGAAGGGGGTGAAGTCATCCGAGATGTGCACCGACGCGGCGTCAATCGCCTTGGCGAGGGCGGGAATTCGCTCCTCGGGTCGCCCCCTGGTCACCAGCAGCCGGTCGTCCAGATCGTCGTTCAGTTGCCGCAGCGAGTCGCCGAGGAACTGCAGGCGTCGGGGGCCGGAGGAAGCCTCGAGGCGCGGATCGAGGACGAAACATGCCAGCACGTCGTCGTTCTCGGATGCAGCAGCCAATGCGGGATGATCGGCCAAGCGCAGGTCGCGGCGAAACCACAACAATGCCGACATGTCCGGGCTCCCTTCAGCGGTTGAGCCGCCAGATGGTCGTGGCCAGTACCGTGGCAAATCCGCACCACAGCGGGTAGGGCAGTAGTGCCCAGCCCTTGCGCGGGTCGGCGTCGACAGCCCTGCGCACCAGATCGGCGCTGCTGGCGGTCAGCGCAGCGGCGCCCACCGCCGACGGGCCCAATTTGTGATAGCGGAAGAACAGCCAGCTCCATCCCGCGTTGATGGCCAGGTTCACCCCGAGTGCTGCGATGTAGCTGCGGGCTTCCTGCTCGCGACCGTCTTCGCGGAACCGGTCGATGGTGTTGGCCGAGGTGACCGCGATATCGGTGTAGAGGCTGGTCCAGGCGATCGGGAAAGCGGCCTTGGGTGGCTGGAAACTCGGTTTGCGGAGTCGGTCGTACCAACCGGGAGTCCGGTTCGGGCTGGCGACGCTGCCGGAGGCCGCCGCGGCGGTGACGGCCAGCGCGGTGCCGGCCAGAGTTGACTTACTCATGTTGTTTCCCTTCGGTTGTGACGTGGGTGAGGTCAGCGGGCCACCAGATGCGGTCGCCGATGAGGGCGAAGAGCGCGGGGATCACCAGGGTGCGCACGACGAAGGTGTCGAGCAGAATGCCCAGGCCCACGATGATGCCCAGTTGCGTCATGACAATCAGCGGCAACACGCCGAGTACGCAAAAGACCGCGGCCAGAACGATTCCCGCGCTGGTGATGACGCCGCCAGTCGCGGACACCGCACGGACCATGCCGTCGCGCGCGCCGTACTGCGCTGCCTCCTCGCGAGCGCGGGTGACCAGGAAGATGGTGTAGTCCACCCCGAGTGCGGCCAGGAAGAGGAACGCATAGAGCGGAGCAATGTTGTCCAGCGCGGGGAATCCGAACACGTGCATGCTCGCCCAACCCCCGAGTCCGAGTGCGGCCAGGGCGCCCAGGATCGTTGCCGCCAGCAGCGTGGGGGGCGCCAGCGCCGACCGCAGCAGCAGGTACAGCACCACCATGATCACCAGCAGGATCGCCGGGATCAGCAGGATCCGATCGTGTACCGCGGCGTCGCGCACGTCGAGCGCCTGCGCATCCGGGCCGCCGACCAGAGCGTCCGGGGACACCGCCTTGGTCGAATGCCTCAGCGCCGCAACGGTGCTGAATGCCTGCGGAGAGGACGGAGCGGAGTCGGTCACCACCGACCATTTGGTCAGTCCGCCGGTTGAGGTCCCGGACTGATTGGCCGACACCACTCCGGGGGTGGAGGTGATCGCCCGCTGCACCTGCGTTGCCTTATCGGTCGGGGCTATCACTTCGGTGGGGTTGGCCAAACCGGCCGGGAAATGCCGCGCCACGATGTCGAAGCCGGTCACCGAATCCGCTTTGACGCGAAATTGTTCGGTCTGCGTCAGCCCGATGTGCGTGCTCAGTAGGCCGGTGGCGAGGACCCCCAACAGCACGATCGTCACCGATGCGACGAGCACCGGACGGCGCGACACGGATTCGGCGACGCGGTGCCAGATGCCGGTGTCCGGCGCCGCGTGGTGGGTGTGTGTTGCGGGCTGTGGGACGAACGGCCAGAACAGCCGCCGCCCGCACACCGCCAGCAGTGGCGGTAGCAGCACCAGCACTGAGATCGCGGCTACCAACAGTCCGCAGGCCGCGAGCCCTCCCAGACTGCGGGTGCTGGGGGTGGATGCGAAGAGCAGGGTGAGTAGCGCCAGCACCACGGTGGCGTTGCTGGCCACGATCGCGGGTCCGGCCATCCGCACCGCTTGCCGCAACGCATCGCGGTGGTCGCGGTGACGCCGAAGTTCCTGCCGGTAGCGCGAAATGAGCAACAACGCGTAATTGGTGCCGGCGCCGAACACCAACACGCTGGTGATGCCGGAGGTGGAGCCGTCGAAATTCAAGCCGGTCAGGTCGGCAACCGCGATGCCGACGGCGCTGGCCAATCGGTCGGCTAAGCCGATAACGATCAGGGGCACCAACCACAACACCGGTGAGCGGTAGGTTGCGATCAACAGCAGGGCGACCACCGATGCGGTGACCGCGAGCAGCGTGATGTTGGCGTTGCTGAATGCGTTCGCGATGTCCGCGCCGAATGCCGGCCCGCCGGTGATATGGGCCTTCATTCCTTGCGGCAGGCCCGTGTTCGCGGCGGAGCGCATCGCAGCCACGGCATCGTTGAGGGGCAGTCCCGACAGGTCGGCGCTGATCGGGACCACTCCGATCGCCGCTTTGCCGTCGGCCGACACCAGCACCGGCGCCGCAGGCGCACCGGCATTCGCCTGCATCCGGCCCAGGGCGCCTTCGCACGCCTGCTTCAGTGCGTCCTTGGTTTGGTCGGCAGTACCGGTGACCACCACGATCAGTGGTACCCGGTCTCCACCGGGGAACTGGCTGGACAGCTTCTGCACCTTTGCCGAATCGGAATCGGTAGGCACCGACAGTGGCGCCTGTCCCGCTGCGGCATTCCCACCGACCAACACCATGAAACCGACGGCCACCACCAACACCCCCAGCGCGAGCAGCCAGGAGTGTCGTCGTGTCACTGCTGAGGCAAACCCCTCCCACACACACCCAAGCATTTCAGTAACTGAAATATTAATCAACTGAAATTAGGCGGGGAACCCGATATGCTGCACCTCGGCATGCAAACCGACGAGCAGGCGTCCCGGCGGGCCGCCCTGGAATCGCAGATCACCGCTGATCTGCGGGAGTTGTCGTCTGAGTCCGACCAGATAGGCCGGATCTTCGCGGTCTCCCATGATGTTCGGCCGACCGACTTTCGTGCGCTGCTGCACATCATGGTCGCCGAGACGGCAGGTCAGCCGATGACGTCCGGCGACCTGAGTCAGCGAATGGGTCTGTCCGGTGCCGCGATCACCTACCTGGTCGATCGGCTGATCGACTCCGGGCACATTCGCCGGGACTCGCATCCGGCCGACAGGCGAAAGGTGATTCTGCGGCATGCCGAACCCGGAATGAACACCGCGCGGTTGTTCTTCACCCCGCTCGGGCAGCACACCCATGAAGCGATGGTTGACCTGCCTGACTCCGATCTGGCTGCCGCGCATCGGGTATTCAACGCACTGCTGGCGGCGATGCGGCAGTTTCAAGCTGAACTGGGCCCCAGGGATTCCTGATACGGCTGCGGCAGTCCCAGTTCGGCTATGGCGGTAAACCGTCGCCTGTGCCACTTCTCCACCGGTTTCGGTGCCCACCAGTTGAGCCGGCCGAGCACATGCATGAAAGCGGGGACGAGCATCATCCGGATCACCGTGGCGTCCACCAGGATCGCTATCGTCAGCCCCACCGCGAACATCCGCATGAACGAAACGCCGGCGGACATCAGGGCGGCGAACGAGATCGACATCAGCAGGGCCGCCGCGGTGACCACTCGACCGGTACGGGCGATGCCCAGGGCGACACTCTCGTCGTTGTCGGCATGTGTCTGGGGTGACGCGAGCCAGTATTCCCGGATGCGCGACAGCAGGAACACCTCGTAATCCATCGACAGCCCGAAGGCGACACAGAACATCAGCACCGGGACGTTGACCGCCAGCGTTCCGGTCGGCGTGGTGCCGGCCGCCCCGAGATGGCCCTCCTGGAAGATCCACACCAACGCGCCAAACGTCGCGGTCAACGACAACATGTTGAGCAACACAGCCTTGATCGGGAGCACCACACTGCCGGACAGCAGAAACAGCAGCACCAGCATGACGATCGCGATGAACCCGAAGACTATGGGCAATCTCGATGTGATGCCGTGAACACAGTCGCGATTCGTCTGCGCCAGACCGGTGATGAGGGCATGCTTGCCAGCCGGCAACGTGATCGCGTGCACGCGATCCAACTGTGTCTCGGACGCCTGTGTATACAGCGGCGCAGAGCTGTCCAGCGTGAGAAAAGCCGCGCCGTCGGCCATTCCGGTCGGCGCCGACGGAGGTCCCTGGGGAGCGCCGGCGACGAAGGTCGCGGTCGGAGCCGAAACGGAAGCCACGTCTGGCACCCGAGACAGCTGAGCGGCGTAGGTGTCGAGATCCGAGCGGCTCAGGCCGGCGGTGTCGGGAATCACGATCTTGACCCGGGTCGCCGAGTTCGAGGGGAACTCGTCACGGATCCGGTCGTTGGCCAATCGCGCCGACGACGTGGCGGGCAGCACGCGGTCGTCGGCGTAGCCCCATCTCACGCCGAGGAAGGGTGCGCCCAGCGCAAGCAACAGCGCTATCAGAATTAGGCCGAGCGGGATCGACCGCCTGATAACGAATTTCGCCAGGCGATACCAGAAGGTCTGCTCGATCGGTGGCGCAGGTCGCTCCGGACGCCCCAGTATCCGCCTTCCCAGGCGGCGCACATCGAAGGCGTCGATCCGGTCGCCTAGTAACACCAGCGCCGCCGGTGTGATCGACACCGCGGCGGCGGCGGCGAAAGCCACCACCGCGATGCCGGCATACGCGAAGGACTTAAGGAAGTACATCGGGAAGAACACCATTCCCAACAGCGCCAGGGCCACTGTCATCGCGGAGAAAAGCACCGTTCGCCCGGCGGTGCCCATGGTGTGCAGCACAGCTTCGGTGGGTGGCACACCGTCGGCCAACTCGTCTCGGTAGCGGCTGACGATCAACAGCGTGTAGTCGATGGCCAGCGCGAAACCCAGGGCCACCGCGACGTTCAGCGCAAAGATCGACACATCCGTGACCTGCGCGATCCCTCGTAGCGCGGCGAGTGCCCCCAGGATCGCGAACCCACCCACCGCCACCGGCAGCGCGGCTGCCAGCAACCCGCCGAACACCCAGACCAGGGCAATGAAGCTCAATGGAATTGCGATGACTTCCATTCGGAGCAGATCGTTTTCGGTCTGTTTGTTGATCTGCGCATAAACCATTGCGGATCCACCGGCTTGCACCCCCACGCCGTCTCGGGTTCCGACGAAGCGATCGGCCAATTGCTGGGCGTGCTTGGCGGCGGTGTTCTCGTCACCCTTGAGTGCAGCGATGATCATGGCCGTTTTTCCGTCGCCGCTGAGCGTGCCGGGGGTGGGTGGCTGCTGCCATGGTGAGCCGACCTGGAACACGAACGGCGACTCGACAAGCTGTCGTGCCGTGTCCCTGCCGATCTGCAGTGCCGTGCCCGCATTAACCCCGGTTTCCGATGTCACGAGCAGCACCAACTCCATGTCACCTTGGTGAAAAGTGTTGGCGAGCAAAGCCGACGCGCGCGCGGATTCGGAATCGGGATCGAGGAAGCCACCTCCGGAGAGGCTGCCGGCAGCAGGGATTCCGAAAACGGCAGCTCCGATCATCACCAAGAGAGCAGCGGCGATAACCCGTCGCGGCGCGGCGACGGAGACTCGTGTAAGTGCGGCAAGCATGTTCCGTCCTCGTGATGACACTTCCCG harbors:
- a CDS encoding outer membrane protein assembly factor BamB family protein; translated protein: MLALALGGCGNTDSWVDAAPAQGWPAQYGDSANSSYSPTAGAGKLVLRWTRSAKGGLAAGPALGARGFLALNAQTPAGCSFMEWEIGNGRQRWCTRLAQGGGFGGPLFDGFDNLYVGQPGAIISFPPTQWTRWREPVIGMPTTPRFLGDGRLLVSTHLGQMLVFDTHRGAVVGTALDLVEGVDPADATRGLADCAPGRAGCPVAAAPAFSPASGTVVVNVWQPGAPAAGLVGLKYRGGQLSREWSSDAVGAGVLGSPVLSADGTTVYANGRDQRLWALHAADGKVKWSVALGFTAQTPPTVTPQGLIVSGGGPEARLTAFRDKADHADLAWRRDDVTPLSTSSVAGGGVGYTVAAGMNLLVFDPGDGRTVNSYPLPAATGSPLGVSVGKDRRVVAATSDSQIYSFDPA
- a CDS encoding acyltransferase; the encoded protein is MTSMWGAPLHRRWRGGRLRDPRQAKFLTVASLKWVLRNKAYTPWYLVRYWRLLKFKLQNPHIITRGMVFLGKGVEIHCTPELAQLEIGRWVHIGDKNTIRAHEGSLRFGDKVVLGRDNVINCYLDIELGDSALMADWCYLCDFDHRMDDITLPIKDQGIIKSPVRIGPDTWIGVKVSVLRGTAVGRGCVLGSHAVVRGVIPDYSIAVGAPAKVVKNRKLSWETSAAQRAELAAALADIERKKAAN
- a CDS encoding anti-apoptotic protein → MARFVRTLLVSGAAVGLMASAGACSCSVGSSGPKSVSKKDVAGQIITKMTDANGNKPSSVSCPDDLPAKVGAQTNCEMKVKDETYNVNVTVTSVEGKDVKFDMVETVDKDQVAHIISDKLYQQVGQRPDAVTCPDNLKGVEGATLRCQLTDGSSKYGINVTVTNVVGGDVNFDFKVDDHPE
- a CDS encoding cryptochrome/photolyase family protein — translated: MSALLWFRRDLRLADHPALAAASENDDVLACFVLDPRLEASSGPRRLQFLGDSLRQLNDDLDDRLLVTRGRPEERIPALAKAIDAASVHISDDFTPFGRRRDERVRDALDSVPLVATGSPYLVSPGRVVKDDGTPYKVFTPFFGRWRESGWRSPAETGAESARWLDPSDVKGRKQAKIPDPGVALDLAAGEAAARSQWASFLDGGVQSYADDRNRPDLPGTSRMSAHLKFGTIHPRTMVADLNRRRQGDSAYLRELAFRDFYAAVLHHWPHSVWWNWNRDFDAIDTDTDAQAKLRFEAWKAGETGYPFVDAGMRQLRETGFMHNRVRMIVASFLVKDLHLPWQWGARWFLEQLVDGDMANNQHGWQWSAGCGTDAAPYFRVFNPTKQGEKFDPAGDYIRRWVPELAGVDDVHLAKGERPKGYPAPIVDHAAERAEALRRYRDIG
- a CDS encoding TspO/MBR family protein, producing the protein MSKSTLAGTALAVTAAAASGSVASPNRTPGWYDRLRKPSFQPPKAAFPIAWTSLYTDIAVTSANTIDRFREDGREQEARSYIAALGVNLAINAGWSWLFFRYHKLGPSAVGAAALTASSADLVRRAVDADPRKGWALLPYPLWCGFATVLATTIWRLNR
- a CDS encoding MMPL family transporter: MLGCVWEGFASAVTRRHSWLLALGVLVVAVGFMVLVGGNAAAGQAPLSVPTDSDSAKVQKLSSQFPGGDRVPLIVVVTGTADQTKDALKQACEGALGRMQANAGAPAAPVLVSADGKAAIGVVPISADLSGLPLNDAVAAMRSAANTGLPQGMKAHITGGPAFGADIANAFSNANITLLAVTASVVALLLIATYRSPVLWLVPLIVIGLADRLASAVGIAVADLTGLNFDGSTSGITSVLVFGAGTNYALLLISRYRQELRRHRDHRDALRQAVRMAGPAIVASNATVVLALLTLLFASTPSTRSLGGLAACGLLVAAISVLVLLPPLLAVCGRRLFWPFVPQPATHTHHAAPDTGIWHRVAESVSRRPVLVASVTIVLLGVLATGLLSTHIGLTQTEQFRVKADSVTGFDIVARHFPAGLANPTEVIAPTDKATQVQRAITSTPGVVSANQSGTSTGGLTKWSVVTDSAPSSPQAFSTVAALRHSTKAVSPDALVGGPDAQALDVRDAAVHDRILLIPAILLVIMVVLYLLLRSALAPPTLLAATILGALAALGLGGWASMHVFGFPALDNIAPLYAFLFLAALGVDYTIFLVTRAREEAAQYGARDGMVRAVSATGGVITSAGIVLAAVFCVLGVLPLIVMTQLGIIVGLGILLDTFVVRTLVIPALFALIGDRIWWPADLTHVTTEGKQHE
- a CDS encoding MarR family winged helix-turn-helix transcriptional regulator, coding for MLHLGMQTDEQASRRAALESQITADLRELSSESDQIGRIFAVSHDVRPTDFRALLHIMVAETAGQPMTSGDLSQRMGLSGAAITYLVDRLIDSGHIRRDSHPADRRKVILRHAEPGMNTARLFFTPLGQHTHEAMVDLPDSDLAAAHRVFNALLAAMRQFQAELGPRDS
- a CDS encoding MMPL family transporter, yielding MLAALTRVSVAAPRRVIAAALLVMIGAAVFGIPAAGSLSGGGFLDPDSESARASALLANTFHQGDMELVLLVTSETGVNAGTALQIGRDTARQLVESPFVFQVGSPWQQPPTPGTLSGDGKTAMIIAALKGDENTAAKHAQQLADRFVGTRDGVGVQAGGSAMVYAQINKQTENDLLRMEVIAIPLSFIALVWVFGGLLAAALPVAVGGFAILGALAALRGIAQVTDVSIFALNVAVALGFALAIDYTLLIVSRYRDELADGVPPTEAVLHTMGTAGRTVLFSAMTVALALLGMVFFPMYFLKSFAYAGIAVVAFAAAAAVSITPAALVLLGDRIDAFDVRRLGRRILGRPERPAPPIEQTFWYRLAKFVIRRSIPLGLILIALLLALGAPFLGVRWGYADDRVLPATSSARLANDRIRDEFPSNSATRVKIVIPDTAGLSRSDLDTYAAQLSRVPDVASVSAPTATFVAGAPQGPPSAPTGMADGAAFLTLDSSAPLYTQASETQLDRVHAITLPAGKHALITGLAQTNRDCVHGITSRLPIVFGFIAIVMLVLLFLLSGSVVLPIKAVLLNMLSLTATFGALVWIFQEGHLGAAGTTPTGTLAVNVPVLMFCVAFGLSMDYEVFLLSRIREYWLASPQTHADNDESVALGIARTGRVVTAAALLMSISFAALMSAGVSFMRMFAVGLTIAILVDATVIRMMLVPAFMHVLGRLNWWAPKPVEKWHRRRFTAIAELGLPQPYQESLGPSSA